A single genomic interval of Streptomyces graminofaciens harbors:
- the sepX gene encoding divisome protein SepX/GlpR: MSSSGLIYAVIVGAWAAYLVPMWLRRQDELNEARPTERFSTAIRLLSGRAGMERRYAKDLRARSADEGEPSADPDAVTDSVDVRAFAMPPYRAQTKAQLPVERGEPSQPGVSPQQGARQAGRAAAASGASGTSGASAGSGAAHASAAQAAQAASKPTGKPTGKSAAKPAGKSAAKPAPAKRVSGARRGSSAEAKARARRSKALARRRRTTVMLFMAFTLGAVVAAVGGVAFLWAPAVPAVLLSAYIAHLRVQERRRFAFTMDRRRAEVAAQRLRESRPRRRPQPEPDLDEPEDGPESEETRPDLTALAADRRALVEQTDHAEWVDQQRERQRRPGHGDSWDPVPVPLPTYVTAPVAPRSTSDVDLGAPDAWSSARSSSADPNGSSREPEEPEPDADEHPEVAGAPDDGRSDARRAASARRSRERGRTPLFDQYEDGDRPRAANE; the protein is encoded by the coding sequence GTGAGCAGCAGCGGCCTCATCTACGCAGTCATCGTCGGGGCCTGGGCCGCCTACTTGGTGCCGATGTGGCTCCGTAGGCAGGACGAGCTGAACGAAGCCCGTCCGACGGAACGCTTCAGCACCGCCATCCGGCTGCTTTCCGGCCGGGCGGGGATGGAGCGCCGATACGCCAAGGACCTGCGGGCGCGCTCCGCCGACGAGGGGGAGCCCAGCGCCGATCCGGACGCCGTCACCGACTCGGTGGACGTCCGGGCCTTCGCCATGCCCCCGTACAGGGCGCAGACGAAGGCCCAACTCCCGGTGGAGCGGGGTGAGCCGTCGCAGCCCGGGGTGTCACCGCAGCAGGGCGCACGCCAGGCGGGCAGGGCGGCAGCGGCGTCGGGTGCGTCAGGTACGTCAGGTGCGTCCGCCGGGTCCGGTGCGGCCCACGCTTCCGCCGCCCAGGCCGCCCAGGCCGCCAGCAAGCCCACGGGCAAGCCCACCGGTAAGTCCGCCGCGAAGCCGGCCGGTAAGTCCGCCGCCAAGCCCGCTCCCGCGAAGCGAGTATCCGGCGCTCGCCGAGGCTCCTCGGCGGAGGCCAAGGCACGGGCCCGGCGCTCGAAGGCGCTCGCGCGCCGACGGCGTACGACCGTGATGCTCTTCATGGCCTTCACGCTCGGCGCGGTCGTCGCGGCGGTCGGCGGGGTCGCGTTCCTGTGGGCGCCCGCCGTACCGGCGGTGCTGCTGAGCGCGTACATCGCGCACCTGCGTGTCCAGGAGCGGCGGCGGTTCGCCTTCACCATGGACCGGCGGCGGGCCGAGGTGGCGGCGCAGCGGCTGAGGGAGAGCCGGCCCCGGCGGCGGCCGCAGCCCGAGCCGGACCTCGACGAGCCGGAGGACGGACCCGAGTCGGAGGAGACCAGGCCCGACCTCACCGCGCTCGCCGCCGACCGCCGTGCCCTCGTCGAGCAGACCGACCACGCCGAGTGGGTCGACCAGCAGCGCGAGCGGCAGCGGCGACCGGGCCACGGCGACAGCTGGGACCCGGTGCCCGTGCCGCTCCCGACGTACGTGACCGCGCCGGTGGCCCCTCGGAGCACGTCCGACGTGGACCTCGGGGCGCCGGACGCGTGGAGTTCCGCGCGGTCGAGTTCGGCCGACCCGAACGGCTCCTCGCGGGAGCCGGAGGAGCCGGAACCCGACGCCGACGAGCACCCGGAGGTGGCCGGCGCCCCCGACGACGGCCGCTCGGACGCCCGCCGCGCGGCCTCCGCCCGGCGCTCCCGTGAGCGGGGCCGCACACCCCTCTTCGACCAGTACGAGGACGGCGACCGGCCCCGGGCGGCGAACGAGTGA
- a CDS encoding GNAT family N-acetyltransferase has protein sequence MLTDGEVVLRPIKLRDQRAWREVNRRNRDWLRPWEATIPPPTPSGPIAHRPTYRQMVRHLRSEAHAGRMLPFVVEYQGRLVGQLTVAGITWGSMCSGHVGYWIDESVAGRGVIPTAVALVVDHCFRTVGLHRIEVCIRPENRPSRRVVEKLGFRDEGIRPRYLHIDGAWRDHLVFALTAEEVPEGLLGRWQRERARDAAPEGRNNGK, from the coding sequence GTGCTGACGGACGGCGAGGTCGTCCTGAGGCCCATAAAGCTGCGCGACCAACGGGCCTGGCGCGAGGTCAACCGGCGCAACCGGGACTGGCTGCGGCCCTGGGAGGCGACGATTCCGCCGCCCACGCCCAGCGGGCCCATAGCGCACCGGCCGACGTACCGTCAGATGGTCCGCCATCTGCGCTCGGAGGCGCACGCGGGCCGGATGCTGCCGTTCGTGGTCGAGTACCAGGGGCGGCTCGTAGGGCAGTTGACGGTCGCCGGGATCACCTGGGGCTCGATGTGCTCCGGGCACGTCGGCTACTGGATCGACGAGTCGGTCGCCGGGCGGGGCGTGATCCCCACGGCGGTCGCGCTCGTCGTCGACCACTGCTTCCGGACCGTCGGGCTGCACCGCATCGAGGTCTGCATTCGCCCCGAGAACCGCCCCAGTCGGCGGGTCGTGGAGAAACTCGGATTCCGCGACGAAGGGATTCGTCCACGATATCTTCACATCGACGGTGCCTGGCGTGACCATCTCGTCTTCGCGCTCACCGCCGAGGAAGTGCCCGAGGGCCTGCTCGGCCGCTGGCAGCGGGAACGGGCGCGGGACGCGGCGCCGGAAGGCCGCAACAACGGTAAATGA
- a CDS encoding MogA/MoaB family molybdenum cofactor biosynthesis protein, producing the protein MTTSPHPPTGSAPVGDAPASPYRALVVTASNRAAAGVYEDKGGPLIAQGLSGFGFAVEGPQVVPDGDPVEAALRAGVDAGYDVIVTTGGTGVSPTDRTPEATRAVLDHEVPGIPEAIRAYGREKVPTAALSRGLAGVAGRTLIVNLPGSTGGVRDGLAVLAPLLIHAVDQIRGGDHPRPAVGERPAADADPSGPHGGAS; encoded by the coding sequence ATGACAACCTCACCGCATCCACCCACCGGGAGCGCGCCGGTCGGCGACGCCCCGGCCTCCCCTTACCGCGCCCTGGTCGTGACCGCCTCCAACCGGGCCGCCGCCGGGGTGTACGAGGACAAGGGCGGGCCCCTGATCGCCCAGGGGCTCTCGGGGTTCGGCTTCGCCGTCGAGGGCCCGCAGGTCGTGCCCGACGGCGACCCGGTGGAGGCGGCGCTGCGGGCGGGCGTCGACGCCGGGTACGACGTGATCGTGACGACCGGCGGTACGGGCGTCTCGCCGACCGACCGCACCCCCGAGGCGACCCGCGCGGTGCTCGACCACGAGGTGCCGGGCATCCCCGAGGCGATCCGCGCGTACGGCCGGGAGAAGGTGCCCACGGCGGCGCTCTCCCGGGGCCTCGCCGGAGTCGCGGGCCGCACCCTGATCGTCAACCTGCCCGGCTCCACCGGCGGGGTGCGGGACGGCCTGGCCGTCCTGGCGCCCCTCCTGATCCACGCCGTCGACCAGATCCGCGGCGGCGACCACCCGAGACCGGCCGTCGGCGAGCGCCCCGCGGCCGACGCTGACCCCTCCGGACCCCATGGGGGTGCGAGCTGA
- the moaC gene encoding cyclic pyranopterin monophosphate synthase MoaC — MSTPQDRLTHIDEAGAARMVDVSGKDVTARTARASGRVLISPEVVELLRGEGVPKGDALATARIAGIMGAKRTPDLIPLCHPLSVSGVKLDLSVADDAVEILATVKTTDRTGVEMEALTAVSVAALTVIDMVKAVDKGAVITDVRVEEKTGGKSGDWSRS; from the coding sequence ATGAGTACGCCGCAGGACCGACTGACCCACATCGACGAGGCGGGCGCCGCGCGCATGGTCGACGTATCGGGGAAGGACGTGACCGCGCGCACCGCCCGCGCCAGTGGCCGCGTCCTGATCTCGCCCGAGGTGGTCGAACTGCTCCGGGGCGAGGGCGTCCCCAAGGGCGACGCTCTCGCCACCGCGCGTATCGCGGGCATCATGGGTGCCAAGCGCACCCCCGACCTCATCCCGCTCTGCCACCCGCTGTCGGTGTCGGGCGTCAAGCTCGACCTGTCGGTCGCGGACGACGCGGTCGAGATCCTCGCCACCGTGAAGACCACGGACCGCACGGGCGTCGAGATGGAGGCCCTGACCGCGGTCTCCGTCGCCGCGCTCACCGTGATCGACATGGTCAAGGCGGTCGACAAGGGGGCGGTCATCACGGACGTGCGCGTGGAGGAGAAGACGGGCGGCAAGTCCGGCGACTGGAGCCGGTCATGA
- the glp gene encoding molybdotransferase-like divisome protein Glp, producing the protein MSSAATPATDPDHLWSVTEHLEDILATVHPLEPIELQLLDAQGCVLVEDVTVPLSLPPFDNSSMDGYAVRVADIAGASEEFPAVLTVVGDVAAGQAEQVQVGPGEAARIMTGAPLPPGAEAVVPVEWTDGGLGEGPVSGMRARSASPEGATGQVAVHRAAEARAHVRAKGSDVKAGDRALAAGTILGPPQIALLAAIGRASVRVRPRPRVVVLSTGSELIPPGGELATGQIYDSNSFALTAAARDAGAIAYRVGAVADDAETLRSTIDDQLVRADLVVTTGGVSVGAYDVVKEALESVGDEDEEGAGIEFRKLAMQPGKPQGFGTIGPDHIPLLALPGNPVSSYVSFEIFVRPAIRTLMGLTDVHRPTVTATLDAPKALTSPAGRRQYLRGSYAEGRVTPVGGAGSHLVAALAQADALIVIPEGVESAEPGTEVEVVLLG; encoded by the coding sequence TTGAGCAGCGCCGCCACCCCCGCCACCGACCCGGACCACCTCTGGTCGGTGACCGAACACCTGGAGGACATCCTCGCCACCGTCCACCCCCTGGAACCCATCGAGCTGCAACTCCTCGACGCCCAGGGCTGCGTCCTGGTCGAGGACGTCACGGTGCCGCTGTCGCTGCCGCCGTTCGACAACAGCTCGATGGACGGGTACGCGGTGCGGGTCGCGGACATCGCGGGCGCGAGCGAGGAGTTCCCGGCCGTGCTCACGGTCGTCGGGGACGTGGCGGCGGGCCAGGCCGAGCAGGTCCAGGTCGGCCCCGGCGAGGCCGCCCGCATCATGACCGGCGCCCCCCTGCCGCCCGGCGCCGAGGCGGTCGTCCCCGTGGAGTGGACCGACGGCGGCCTCGGCGAGGGCCCCGTCTCCGGGATGCGGGCCCGCAGCGCGAGCCCCGAGGGCGCCACCGGCCAGGTCGCCGTCCACCGCGCCGCCGAGGCACGCGCGCACGTACGCGCGAAGGGCAGCGATGTGAAGGCGGGCGACCGCGCCCTCGCCGCCGGCACGATCCTCGGCCCGCCGCAGATCGCCCTGCTGGCCGCCATCGGCCGCGCCTCGGTACGCGTGCGCCCGCGCCCGCGCGTGGTGGTGCTCTCCACCGGCAGCGAACTGATCCCGCCGGGCGGCGAGTTGGCCACCGGCCAGATCTACGACTCCAACAGCTTCGCGCTGACCGCCGCCGCCCGCGACGCCGGGGCGATCGCCTACCGCGTGGGCGCCGTCGCCGACGACGCCGAGACGCTCCGCTCCACCATCGACGACCAGCTCGTCCGCGCCGACCTGGTGGTCACCACGGGAGGCGTGAGCGTCGGGGCGTACGACGTCGTCAAGGAGGCCCTGGAGTCCGTCGGCGACGAGGACGAGGAGGGCGCCGGCATCGAGTTCCGCAAGCTCGCCATGCAGCCCGGCAAGCCCCAGGGCTTCGGCACGATCGGCCCCGACCACATCCCGCTGCTCGCCCTTCCCGGCAACCCCGTGTCGTCGTACGTCTCCTTCGAGATCTTCGTCCGGCCCGCGATCCGTACGCTGATGGGCCTGACGGACGTCCACCGGCCCACGGTCACCGCCACCCTGGACGCGCCCAAGGCACTGACCTCGCCCGCCGGGCGCCGGCAGTATCTGCGGGGTTCGTACGCCGAGGGCAGGGTCACCCCCGTAGGGGGCGCGGGATCGCACCTGGTCGCGGCCCTCGCGCAGGCCGACGCGCTCATCGTGATCCCCGAGGGCGTCGAGTCGGCGGAGCCCGGTACGGAGGTCGAGGTCGTCCTGCTCGGCTGA
- the galU gene encoding UTP--glucose-1-phosphate uridylyltransferase GalU translates to MTEANPRISKAVIPAAGLGTRFLPATKATPKEMLPVVDKPAIQYVVEEAASAGLDDVLMITGRNKRPLEDHFDRNYELESALQKKGDAGRLAKVQESSDLATIHYVRQGDPRGLGHAVLCAAPHVGQEPFAVLLGDDLIDPRDPLLKRMVEVQEQSGGSVIALMEVAPEQIHLYGCAAVEATEDSDVVRVTGLVEKPDPADAPSSYAVIGRYVLDPSIFGILRKTEPGRGGEIQLTDALQQLAADEKVGGPVHGVVFKGRRYDTGDRGDYLRAIVRLACEREDLGPDFRTWLRSYVAEEM, encoded by the coding sequence ATGACTGAGGCGAACCCCAGGATCAGCAAGGCTGTCATCCCCGCCGCGGGTCTCGGAACCCGCTTCCTGCCGGCCACCAAAGCCACTCCCAAGGAGATGCTGCCGGTCGTGGACAAGCCGGCGATCCAGTACGTGGTCGAAGAGGCCGCGTCGGCGGGGCTGGACGATGTCCTGATGATCACCGGTCGGAACAAGCGGCCCCTCGAGGACCACTTCGACCGCAACTACGAGCTGGAGTCGGCCCTGCAGAAGAAGGGCGACGCCGGCCGACTGGCCAAGGTCCAGGAGTCCAGCGACCTCGCGACCATCCACTACGTCCGCCAGGGCGACCCCAGGGGCCTCGGGCACGCCGTGCTCTGCGCCGCACCGCACGTCGGCCAGGAGCCCTTCGCCGTCCTCCTCGGCGACGACCTGATCGACCCCCGCGACCCGCTCCTCAAGCGCATGGTCGAGGTCCAGGAGCAGAGCGGCGGCAGCGTCATCGCGCTCATGGAGGTCGCACCCGAGCAGATCCACCTCTACGGCTGCGCGGCCGTGGAGGCCACCGAGGACAGCGACGTCGTCCGGGTGACCGGCCTGGTCGAGAAGCCCGACCCGGCGGACGCCCCGTCCAGCTACGCGGTCATCGGGCGCTACGTCCTCGACCCCAGCATCTTCGGGATACTGCGCAAGACCGAGCCGGGCCGCGGCGGCGAGATCCAGCTCACCGACGCCCTCCAGCAGCTCGCCGCGGACGAGAAGGTCGGCGGTCCCGTGCACGGCGTGGTCTTCAAGGGCCGCCGCTATGACACCGGCGACCGTGGCGACTATCTGCGTGCCATTGTCAGGCTCGCATGCGAACGTGAGGACCTGGGCCCGGACTTCCGGACCTGGCTTCGCAGTTACGTAGCCGAGGAGATGTAG
- a CDS encoding 5-formyltetrahydrofolate cyclo-ligase produces MVRGRLTADDVRRTAEALAARALDLPELAHGRTVAAYVSVGSEPGTLALLNALRARGVRVLLPVLLADNDLDWGAYEGEGSLARVQHGGGRMALLEPVGERLGPDAVTGADAVLLPGLAVDARGMRLGRGGGSYDRVLARLERAGADPALVVLLYDSEVVDRVPEEPHDRPVHAVVTPSGVRRFR; encoded by the coding sequence ATGGTGAGAGGCAGGTTGACGGCCGATGACGTCCGGAGAACGGCCGAGGCCCTTGCCGCCCGCGCCCTGGACCTGCCCGAGCTGGCGCATGGGCGCACGGTCGCGGCGTACGTCTCCGTGGGGAGCGAGCCCGGCACGCTCGCGCTCCTCAACGCGCTCCGCGCGCGCGGGGTGCGCGTCCTGCTGCCGGTCCTGCTGGCGGACAACGACCTCGACTGGGGCGCGTACGAGGGCGAGGGTTCCCTCGCGCGCGTGCAGCACGGCGGTGGCCGGATGGCCCTGCTGGAGCCCGTCGGTGAGCGGCTCGGCCCGGACGCCGTGACCGGCGCCGACGCCGTCCTGCTGCCGGGCCTCGCCGTGGACGCGCGCGGGATGCGCCTGGGCCGCGGCGGCGGCTCGTACGACCGTGTCCTGGCCCGCCTCGAACGCGCGGGCGCCGACCCGGCCCTGGTGGTCCTGCTGTACGACTCGGAGGTCGTGGACCGCGTCCCCGAGGAGCCGCACGACCGTCCGGTGCACGCGGTGGTGACGCCTTCGGGGGTGCGGCGCTTCAGATGA
- a CDS encoding penicillin acylase family protein encodes MPPNTTASSGQQSGKSGRKKGRKVRLLLIILVLAIIGGVGYGAFWSVSTVRASFPQTKGSITLDGLSGPVDVKRDGYGIPQIYASSDEDLFMAQGYVQAQDRFYEMDVRRHLTAGRLSEMFGESQVDNDEFLRTLGWDRVAEQEYKSTLSAETKKYLDAYAKGVNAYLSGKDGEDISLEYAALGFVNDYKPEKWTPVDSVAWLKAMAWDLRGNMQDEIDRALMTSRLGPKQIADLYPAYPYDRNKTIVQTGSYDELTKTWTDGSTPSQGTAGTPGAAGTQNATGSTQGTAGTGTTGSTAGTSSDSSAVTTQLTGLYKVLEDIPDAVGVNGNGIGSNSWVVSGDHTITGKPLLANDPHLSATLPSVWYQMGLHCKAVTSKCQYDVAGYTFAGMPGVVIGHNGNIAWGMTNSGVDVTDLYLEKLTGDGYQFGEKVLPFDTREETIKVAGGESKKIVVRTTNNGPLLSDRNDELVKVGRKAEVDQDAPDRGDGYGIALRWTALEAGTSMDAVFAMDKAANWTDFRKAAALFDVPSQNLIYADTKDNIGYQLPGKIPTRGKGDGSVPAPGWDAKYRWTGYIDQDELPYEYNPKRGYIVTANQAVVDKKYPYTLTTDWGYGTRAQRISSLIESKIKDGGKISSDDMRQMQMDNSSEIAKLLVPLLLKIDVDDKHVREAQKLLEGWDYTQDADSAAAAYFNSVWRNILKLAFGNKLPKELRVEGQCLYVAPVDTTGPADANQAVRECGQRDADQAQPDGGDRWFEVVRRIIDDEDNNWWSTPKTRTQTAADTRDELFKRAMRDARWELTAKLGKDIDTWSWGRLHRLFLKNQTLGTEGPDIVQYLLNRGPWKLGGGEATVNATGWNAAGGYEVVWVPSMRMVVNLGDLDKSKWINLTGASGHAYNAHYTDQTDEWVKGELLTWSFSEKAVDKNTSDTLLLKP; translated from the coding sequence ATGCCCCCCAACACCACCGCCTCCTCCGGCCAGCAGTCCGGCAAGTCCGGCAGGAAGAAGGGGCGGAAAGTCCGACTTCTCCTGATCATTCTGGTCCTGGCCATCATCGGAGGCGTCGGTTACGGGGCGTTCTGGTCGGTCAGCACCGTCCGCGCCTCCTTCCCGCAGACCAAGGGTTCGATCACCCTGGACGGCCTGTCCGGGCCGGTCGACGTCAAGCGCGACGGCTACGGCATACCCCAGATCTACGCCTCCTCCGACGAGGACCTGTTCATGGCGCAGGGCTACGTCCAGGCGCAGGACCGGTTCTACGAGATGGACGTGCGCCGCCACCTGACGGCCGGCCGCCTCTCGGAGATGTTCGGTGAGAGCCAGGTCGACAACGACGAGTTCCTGCGCACCCTCGGCTGGGACCGCGTCGCCGAGCAGGAGTACAAGAGCACGCTCTCGGCGGAGACGAAGAAGTACCTCGACGCGTACGCCAAGGGGGTCAACGCCTACCTGTCAGGCAAGGACGGCGAGGACATCTCCCTGGAGTACGCGGCCCTGGGCTTCGTCAACGACTACAAGCCCGAGAAGTGGACCCCGGTCGACTCGGTCGCCTGGCTGAAGGCGATGGCCTGGGACCTGCGCGGCAACATGCAGGACGAGATCGACCGCGCTCTGATGACCAGCCGCCTCGGCCCGAAGCAGATCGCCGATCTGTACCCGGCGTACCCGTACGACCGGAACAAGACGATCGTGCAGACGGGCTCGTACGACGAGCTCACCAAGACCTGGACCGACGGCTCGACGCCGAGCCAGGGCACCGCGGGCACCCCGGGCGCCGCGGGCACGCAGAACGCCACCGGCTCCACGCAGGGCACCGCGGGCACGGGAACGACCGGGAGCACCGCGGGGACCTCCTCGGACTCCTCGGCCGTCACCACCCAGCTGACGGGCCTCTACAAGGTCCTGGAGGACATCCCCGACGCGGTCGGCGTGAACGGCAACGGCATCGGCTCCAACTCCTGGGTCGTCTCCGGCGACCACACCATCACCGGCAAGCCGCTGCTCGCCAACGACCCGCACCTGTCGGCGACGCTGCCGTCGGTCTGGTACCAGATGGGCCTGCACTGCAAGGCCGTCACCAGCAAGTGCCAGTACGACGTCGCCGGCTACACCTTCGCGGGCATGCCCGGCGTGGTCATCGGCCACAACGGGAACATCGCCTGGGGCATGACCAACTCCGGGGTCGACGTCACGGACCTCTACCTGGAGAAGCTCACCGGCGACGGGTACCAGTTCGGCGAGAAGGTGCTGCCGTTCGACACCCGTGAGGAGACCATCAAGGTCGCCGGGGGCGAGTCCAAGAAGATCGTCGTCCGCACCACCAACAACGGCCCCCTGCTGTCCGACCGCAACGACGAGCTCGTCAAGGTCGGCAGGAAGGCCGAGGTCGACCAGGACGCACCCGACCGCGGCGACGGCTACGGCATCGCCCTGCGCTGGACCGCCCTGGAAGCGGGCACCTCCATGGACGCCGTCTTCGCCATGGACAAGGCCGCGAACTGGACCGACTTCCGCAAGGCCGCCGCCCTGTTCGACGTCCCCTCGCAGAACCTGATCTACGCCGACACCAAGGACAACATCGGCTACCAGCTGCCGGGCAAGATCCCCACGCGCGGCAAGGGCGACGGTTCGGTGCCGGCGCCGGGCTGGGACGCGAAGTACCGCTGGACCGGGTACATCGACCAGGACGAACTGCCCTACGAGTACAACCCCAAGCGCGGCTACATCGTCACCGCCAACCAGGCCGTCGTCGACAAGAAGTACCCGTACACCCTCACCACGGACTGGGGCTACGGCACGCGCGCGCAGCGGATCTCCAGCCTGATCGAGTCGAAGATCAAGGACGGCGGCAAGATCTCGTCCGACGACATGCGTCAGATGCAGATGGACAACAGCAGCGAGATCGCCAAGCTGCTGGTGCCCCTGCTGCTCAAGATCGACGTCGACGACAAGCACGTCCGCGAGGCGCAGAAGCTGCTGGAGGGCTGGGACTACACCCAGGACGCCGACTCGGCGGCCGCCGCCTACTTCAACTCGGTGTGGCGCAACATCCTCAAGCTCGCCTTCGGCAACAAGCTGCCCAAGGAGCTGCGGGTCGAGGGCCAGTGCCTGTACGTCGCGCCGGTCGACACCACCGGGCCCGCAGACGCGAACCAGGCCGTGCGCGAGTGCGGTCAGCGTGACGCGGACCAGGCGCAGCCGGACGGCGGCGACCGCTGGTTCGAGGTGGTCCGCCGGATCATCGACGACGAGGACAACAACTGGTGGTCCACGCCGAAGACGCGCACCCAGACGGCCGCCGACACCCGTGACGAGCTGTTCAAGCGGGCCATGCGCGACGCCCGTTGGGAGCTGACCGCCAAGCTCGGCAAGGACATCGACACCTGGAGCTGGGGCCGGCTGCACCGCCTGTTCCTGAAGAACCAGACGCTCGGCACCGAGGGCCCCGACATCGTGCAGTACCTGCTCAACCGCGGCCCCTGGAAGCTGGGCGGCGGCGAGGCCACGGTCAACGCCACCGGCTGGAACGCGGCCGGAGGCTACGAGGTCGTGTGGGTGCCGTCGATGCGGATGGTGGTCAACCTCGGCGACCTCGACAAGTCCAAGTGGATCAACCTCACCGGCGCCTCCGGGCACGCCTACAACGCCCACTACACCGACCAGACGGACGAGTGGGTCAAGGGCGAGCTGCTGACCTGGTCCTTCTCGGAGAAGGCGGTCGACAAGAACACGAGTGACACGCTGCTGCTCAAGCCGTAG